A window of Gemmatimonadota bacterium genomic DNA:
TTCCGCATCAGCGCCGGAAGAGCCAGCTCAGCTTGACGAAGAAGCCGTCGCCGCTGCGTTGCACGTCGCGGAAGCGGAAGGCGTCCGCTTCGCTCATGGCGCTGCCATACCCGGCAAACACCACCGTGCCGGGAGACGGCTGGTACGAGAACAGCACGTCCGCCTGCATCCGGTTGCGGCTCGTCTCCAGGGCGGGGCCGAACACACCGGTGGTCGGGTCGCGGATGAGGATCGGGTCGCCCGTGCGGCTGTCGTCGCGCAGGGCATCGCGCCAGACGGCATCGTACTGACCCACGAAACGGACGAACACCGCACGGCTCAACTGGTACTCCACCTTCACGCGCGGAAGGTCGCGCACACGGACCGTGGACCCGTCCCCCGGGCGGATGTACTGCTGCCGTGAGTACGTGGGCGAGACGCGCACCCGGTCGGTGGGCCGCCAGTCCAGACCGCCGCTCATGATGAGGATGTTGGCCGGCGCCCACTCGTCGAAGTTCTCGTCGCGGCCGACCACCACCATGACGTTGCCGCCGAACGTGGACCAGGTGGGCGTCGTGACGGACACGACCAGGTCCAGGTTGTCCAACCAGGGCGTACCGGAATACGCCACCGTGTCCGCTACACCGGGCGCGACCGGATGCTGGATGGCGTAGTCCGTGTACAGATAGGGGAGATACCAGAAGCGCTCGATCAACAAGGACGCTCCGAGTTGCCAGCCCCCGCGGAGCGACCACGAGTTGTTGATGTGGAACTTGACGTCCTCGGGATCGGCGCCGTCCCAGAACGCGTCGTGCAACCAGCCGCCCGAGAAGTTGAAGGCGAGGCTGTAGCTCTCCAGGCGATCCCCCGGATCGCCGGGCCAGGTGAAGCGCGGAGTGGCCTGGAGCAGGACGGTCCCGGTCCGGCTCAGGAACCCGCTGCCGGCCACGAAGTCGGTGCTGGTGCCCCGGAAGCGTGTGTCGAATCCGAAGCGGCGCCCCGCCCGCCCCAGCTGCACATCCCAGAGGTGGCCGGTGCCGTCCACGAAGGCGTCCCGGTTGCCCGAGAGGGCCCCCTGCAGGGCCATGGTGTACGCGCCCCGCACGAGTCGCGCATCGAGACCGCCCACACGGTTGTAGTCGTTCCCGTCCGTTCGGTCCGTGTAGACCAGCCCGACGGTGGAGGCGGCGCCGACATCCTGCGTGAGGCGCACGATACCCACGATGGGACGGTCCCCGTGGGCGGACGCGGCCCGGTCGTCGACGGCGAACAGCGCGCCCAGGTCCGCGCTCGAGAGCTTCCCGGAGAGCTTGGCCGCCACCTCCGGCCGCACCACGCGGCGCGTGTAGATCAGTGAGTTGGGGACCCGGAAGCGCTCGCTGCCCTCGAGGAAGAACGGCCGGGCCTCCGGGAACGCGATGGCCTGACGCGGATCGTAGGTGATCTGCTCGGCGTCCGCTTCGACCTGCGAGAAATCCGGGTTGATGGTCCCGTTGAGCGTCAGGTTCTCGGTCACGCCCCAGCGGACGCTGCCGCCGAACTCCGGGCCGGCCCGATCATACCCCCAGTCCCCGGACGCATCCTGGCTCCCGTCCGCGCGCGCGGTCACGAACGGATTGAGGTCCAGCACCAGCCCGCGCTCGAAACCGGTCAGACGCTCCAGGCTTCCGCCCTGCGCGAGGAAGGAGGCGCGTCCTCGGCGGGCGGGTGTCCACGTCTGCGAATGGCCCCGCGCCTGCACGATGCGCACGACGTTGATGCCCCAGGACTGCACCTCGTCGGGACGGTAGCGCAGGCTCTTGAACGGGATCCGCACCTCCACCTGGTAACCCCAGGGCTCCAGGTGACCGGACGACTCGAAGACGAAGTCGGGATTGCGATCGAGCGGGTGGATCTCGGCTTCGGTGGCGAAGCCGCTCCGGCTGGCCTCACCCTCGACGCGGATGCCATCCATCTGGATGCCGAGCGGATTGACCCCGAACACCAGCGCACGGCGCGCGTCGGCGAACGTATCCAGCAGGATCTGGATCTGATCGTCGTTGTCGATGCGGTCCCGATCGGCGAGGGTCGCGCGTACGCTCGCCGCCGCGGCGTAGGCCCGCAC
This region includes:
- a CDS encoding DUF5916 domain-containing protein, with the translated sequence MLATLFGAWPCAAQEGRPYVGLAGETAVEVPRHEVAVTVDGVLDEDVWADAARLTGFSQYSPQDGVAAADSTEILVWYSHEAIHFGVRAYAAAASVRATLADRDRIDNDDQIQILLDTFADARRALVFGVNPLGIQMDGIRVEGEASRSGFATEAEIHPLDRNPDFVFESSGHLEPWGYQVEVRIPFKSLRYRPDEVQSWGINVVRIVQARGHSQTWTPARRGRASFLAQGGSLERLTGFERGLVLDLNPFVTARADGSQDASGDWGYDRAGPEFGGSVRWGVTENLTLNGTINPDFSQVEADAEQITYDPRQAIAFPEARPFFLEGSERFRVPNSLIYTRRVVRPEVAAKLSGKLSSADLGALFAVDDRAASAHGDRPIVGIVRLTQDVGAASTVGLVYTDRTDGNDYNRVGGLDARLVRGAYTMALQGALSGNRDAFVDGTGHLWDVQLGRAGRRFGFDTRFRGTSTDFVAGSGFLSRTGTVLLQATPRFTWPGDPGDRLESYSLAFNFSGGWLHDAFWDGADPEDVKFHINNSWSLRGGWQLGASLLIERFWYLPYLYTDYAIQHPVAPGVADTVAYSGTPWLDNLDLVVSVTTPTWSTFGGNVMVVVGRDENFDEWAPANILIMSGGLDWRPTDRVRVSPTYSRQQYIRPGDGSTVRVRDLPRVKVEYQLSRAVFVRFVGQYDAVWRDALRDDSRTGDPILIRDPTTGVFGPALETSRNRMQADVLFSYQPSPGTVVFAGYGSAMSEADAFRFRDVQRSGDGFFVKLSWLFRR